Genomic window (Paraglaciecola psychrophila 170):
CAAATTCAAGAAAGCTTAATGACATTCGCCACGCAGGCAGGCTTAAAGGTCATAGAATATAAAACGCTACCAAGCATAAAAATCAGCGCCCATGCCGATAAAATGTTGAGCAGACAAGTCAATGAATTAAATCCAACAATAGCTGCAGACTATTTTCTGACAGGCACTTACACGCTTCAAGAAAACAACACCATTGTTAATATCAGATTAATACAGATCCCAGAAAACATTGTGCTTGCCGCAGCTACCGACTATGTGCCAAATGATGCTATGTGGAGCGCCTCTAAAATCAGTATGAAAAACAATCAGATTTACCGCAACACCTATTAAATTAGGTATTGAATAAACCAAGTTAACATTGCCCTATTTTATTAAAGTAGTGATTTTTAGAAATCTTTGTCTGGCTTTTAAATTGCTTCATCTAAATTTCTAAGACTAGGCTCGAAGATACAAAGCCTTAAATGGCTTAATGCACCGCATTTGAGGAACAGTAACATGGCAGTAAAAAATTTCAGTTTGTTAGCAGCCTTCGCCTTAAGTGGTTGTGCTATTTTTGACCCTATTGACGATATGCTGACGCTTAACGAACAAGCTCCAGATAGTGAACTTGCTGAAATAATTGACGATGGCTCTCCCTTAGCTTCTAGCGTCAGTTTTAAGAGGCAGTTTCAACAAAAAAAGTAGCAACAGAAACTGTTTTAACAGAATTATTGCCCGAACAAAGTCCGCGAACCTCAACGGCTTATTCCAAAGATCACGATATCAATTATTACGTACGAGGCATGATGCAAGACCTAGCTGCTAACTTACAATACGTCAACTCCTCCACACCTGTGGCTGTAGTAAGCTTTGTTATGCTAGACAGTAACTACAACGACTCAAACTTATTAGGCATACAAATAGCCGAGAGTTTGATCCATGAAGTGCATAAATTTGGTATTCCAGTGATTGATTTTAAAACCACGGGTTATATCAGGGTCACCGAACAAGGGGATTTTGCCTTCAGTAGAGATTACGAAGACTTTACTGGAGAGATGCCAGCACGTTATATAGTAGGTGGCACTATGCTCAAACACACAGATGGATATTTAATTAATGCCCGCATCGTAGGAATGCAATCACAAGCGGTTGTCGCGTCTGCTCAAAGTTTTATACCCAATAGTGTATCCGAACCCATTTTAATGATGTCAGCCGCACCAAAGTCATCTAATAGAAGCGAAAATATTCAACTGGGTAGAGTGGCATTTCCTCCAGATCTCGATTCTTCTCTTAGAACACAGAAAAATGAAAACTTAATGAATCGAAGCCAGCCAATGGATAATATTGCTAATAATTCTGCTTCAAACAACGTTTCTTTAATTCAAGAATAGGGTTTA
Coding sequences:
- a CDS encoding FlgO family outer membrane protein — protein: MPEQSPRTSTAYSKDHDINYYVRGMMQDLAANLQYVNSSTPVAVVSFVMLDSNYNDSNLLGIQIAESLIHEVHKFGIPVIDFKTTGYIRVTEQGDFAFSRDYEDFTGEMPARYIVGGTMLKHTDGYLINARIVGMQSQAVVASAQSFIPNSVSEPILMMSAAPKSSNRSENIQLGRVAFPPDLDSSLRTQKNENLMNRSQPMDNIANNSASNNVSLIQE
- a CDS encoding FlgO family outer membrane protein, whose amino-acid sequence is MRTLCLMILTGTLISGCAITDLMDESKDLADVTVSSAHPSNTLHRHVEKLARQLLSTSQLIDTTNVVAVGTILPTMHANGEPLPSHLALGLQIQESLMTFATQAGLKVIEYKTLPSIKISAHADKMLSRQVNELNPTIAADYFLTGTYTLQENNTIVNIRLIQIPENIVLAAATDYVPNDAMWSASKISMKNNQIYRNTY